The Narcine bancroftii isolate sNarBan1 chromosome 6, sNarBan1.hap1, whole genome shotgun sequence genome window below encodes:
- the slc35c2 gene encoding solute carrier family 35 member C2 isoform X3: MVYWQATHLSVMETISEESCCHRYTMTKSTAVLFILFFAVIFKLEKLRSWLLAVILLIAGGLFMFTYKSTQFNLKGFILVLIASFIGGIRWTLTQILTQKADLGLQNPIDTMYHLQPLMFIGLFPLFMFSEGLSLSTSEKLFRYHETSTLLHMLLILAGGGFLAFGLCFSEFLLVAKTSSLTLSIAGIFKEVCTLVLASYLMGDQMTFLNWLGFAMCLSGISLHIALKVVYSEDSSNDKRVDKLHDLALTNVDTELLLRNGQANEESEEEDILFQ; the protein is encoded by the exons GTATACAATGACAAAGTCGACAGCTGTCTTGTTTATTCTGTTCTTTGCAGTCATATTCAAGCTAGAAAAATTG AGATCATGGCTCTTAGCTGTTATCTTGTTAATAGCTGGAGGCCTCTTCATGTTTACTTACAAGTCAACCCAGTTTAACTTAAAAGGATTTATTCTGGTATTGATTGCATCCTTCATCGGTGGGATACGATGGACACTGACACAGATTCTCACTCAGAAGGCAGATCTAG GTCTACAGAATCCTATTGACACCATGTACCACCTCCAGCCTCTGATGTTTATTGGTCTTTTCCCCCTGTTTATGTTCAGTGAAG GACTGAGCCTGTCTACTTCAGAGAAATTATTTCGCTACCATGAGACCTCAACTTTACTACACATGCTACTTATTTTGGCTGGTGGAGGATTTCTAGCATTTGGACTCTGCTTCTCAGAATTCCTTTTGGTTGCCAAAACATCTAGCCTGACCCTATCTATTGCAGGTATTTTTAAG GAAGTCTGCACACTGGTCCTTGCTAGCTATCTGATGGGTGACCAGATGACATTTTTAAACTGGTTGGGGTTTGCAATGTGCCTGTCTGGAATTTCATTGCATATTGCACTTAAAGTGGTCTATTCTGAAG ATTCATCCAACGATAAAAGGGTGGATAAACTCCATGATTTGGCTTTGACCAACGTTGACACAGAGTTGCTCCTAAGAAATGGTCAAGCAAATGAGGAGAGTGAAGAAGAGGATATCCTGTTTCAGTGA
- the slc35c2 gene encoding solute carrier family 35 member C2 isoform X4, translated as MTKSTAVLFILFFAVIFKLEKLRSWLLAVILLIAGGLFMFTYKSTQFNLKGFILVLIASFIGGIRWTLTQILTQKADLGLQNPIDTMYHLQPLMFIGLFPLFMFSEGLSLSTSEKLFRYHETSTLLHMLLILAGGGFLAFGLCFSEFLLVAKTSSLTLSIAGIFKEVCTLVLASYLMGDQMTFLNWLGFAMCLSGISLHIALKVVYSEDSSNDKRVDKLHDLALTNVDTELLLRNGQANEESEEEDILFQ; from the exons ATGACAAAGTCGACAGCTGTCTTGTTTATTCTGTTCTTTGCAGTCATATTCAAGCTAGAAAAATTG AGATCATGGCTCTTAGCTGTTATCTTGTTAATAGCTGGAGGCCTCTTCATGTTTACTTACAAGTCAACCCAGTTTAACTTAAAAGGATTTATTCTGGTATTGATTGCATCCTTCATCGGTGGGATACGATGGACACTGACACAGATTCTCACTCAGAAGGCAGATCTAG GTCTACAGAATCCTATTGACACCATGTACCACCTCCAGCCTCTGATGTTTATTGGTCTTTTCCCCCTGTTTATGTTCAGTGAAG GACTGAGCCTGTCTACTTCAGAGAAATTATTTCGCTACCATGAGACCTCAACTTTACTACACATGCTACTTATTTTGGCTGGTGGAGGATTTCTAGCATTTGGACTCTGCTTCTCAGAATTCCTTTTGGTTGCCAAAACATCTAGCCTGACCCTATCTATTGCAGGTATTTTTAAG GAAGTCTGCACACTGGTCCTTGCTAGCTATCTGATGGGTGACCAGATGACATTTTTAAACTGGTTGGGGTTTGCAATGTGCCTGTCTGGAATTTCATTGCATATTGCACTTAAAGTGGTCTATTCTGAAG ATTCATCCAACGATAAAAGGGTGGATAAACTCCATGATTTGGCTTTGACCAACGTTGACACAGAGTTGCTCCTAAGAAATGGTCAAGCAAATGAGGAGAGTGAAGAAGAGGATATCCTGTTTCAGTGA